Proteins from a single region of Treponema primitia ZAS-1:
- a CDS encoding SLC13 family permease, translated as MSPITITLIFLLFAVIMFIWEKIPLALTSMIVAIGLVLAKVLDARTAFAGFVNTNVILFVAMFIVGGALFETGMASKIGGLVTRFAKTERQLIVAVMVITGLMSGVLSNTGTAAVLIPVVIGIAAKSGFSRSKLLMPLVFAAAMGGNLSLIGAPGNLIAQSALEKIGLRFGFFEYGLIGLPVLAVGILYFAVFGYKLLPAAKGGTDSAFSEIVDYSHVPAWKQNLSLIIILVAVFGMIFESKIGIPLHVTGSIGAILLVLTGVISEKQAYKSIDMQTIFLFGGTLALAAALESSKAGAAIADTVIGLLGKEASPFALMVAVFLIAVVLTNFMSNTATTALLVPISLSIATTMGADPRAVLMATVIGGSMAYATPIGMPANTMVLSVGGYKFRDYLKAGLPLIVVAAVVALSLLPILFPFFPKG; from the coding sequence ATGAGTCCCATCACCATTACCCTGATTTTTCTGCTCTTTGCCGTCATCATGTTTATCTGGGAAAAAATTCCCCTGGCCCTGACATCCATGATCGTCGCTATCGGATTGGTACTTGCCAAGGTTCTGGACGCCAGGACAGCCTTTGCCGGTTTCGTAAATACCAATGTCATTCTTTTTGTGGCTATGTTTATCGTCGGGGGGGCTCTCTTCGAAACCGGTATGGCCAGCAAAATCGGCGGCCTGGTAACCCGGTTTGCCAAAACCGAACGGCAGCTCATCGTCGCCGTTATGGTTATCACCGGCCTTATGTCGGGCGTCCTTTCCAATACCGGTACAGCCGCGGTACTTATCCCCGTAGTAATCGGTATTGCCGCAAAATCCGGCTTTTCCCGCTCCAAGCTGCTGATGCCCCTGGTATTTGCCGCAGCCATGGGGGGTAACCTCTCCCTGATAGGCGCCCCGGGAAACCTCATCGCCCAGAGCGCTCTGGAAAAAATCGGTCTTCGCTTCGGTTTCTTTGAATATGGCCTCATCGGTCTCCCGGTCCTGGCAGTGGGTATCCTCTATTTTGCCGTCTTTGGCTATAAACTCCTTCCCGCCGCAAAAGGGGGTACCGATTCAGCTTTTAGCGAAATCGTTGATTACAGCCATGTACCGGCCTGGAAACAGAACCTTTCATTGATCATCATACTTGTAGCCGTTTTTGGCATGATTTTTGAAAGTAAGATAGGGATACCCCTGCATGTTACCGGTTCCATAGGGGCGATACTTCTGGTGCTTACCGGGGTTATTTCGGAAAAACAAGCCTATAAATCCATTGATATGCAGACCATATTCCTCTTCGGCGGAACCCTGGCCTTGGCCGCCGCCCTGGAAAGCTCCAAGGCCGGCGCCGCTATTGCCGATACGGTGATAGGCCTCTTAGGCAAGGAGGCATCCCCCTTCGCCCTCATGGTAGCGGTTTTCCTTATCGCAGTGGTACTGACCAACTTCATGTCCAATACCGCAACCACTGCCCTGCTGGTCCCTATCAGTCTTTCCATTGCCACCACCATGGGCGCCGATCCCCGGGCGGTCCTGATGGCCACCGTCATCGGCGGTTCCATGGCCTACGCAACCCCCATCGGTATGCCTGCCAACACCATGGTACTCAGTGTTGGGGGCTATAAATTCCGGGACTACC